One window of the Dermacentor andersoni chromosome 10, qqDerAnde1_hic_scaffold, whole genome shotgun sequence genome contains the following:
- the LOC129380206 gene encoding uncharacterized protein, which produces MSTVSTTQDDASEDPTTTSSTTNRTVAESDGGVESNLLEMMSLSLHELQQLSALNDEGPRAPVNSCESLASDNPVGSNEDAPSRRSSLGSYDRAGERPKPALVRADRTVNETMSGEAKARRSSYGASAASLVCLAVLMVVFLAAIAYGVFLFRLGHIPAPEKKAGAHRSANDTGAGRG; this is translated from the exons ATGTCGACGGTGTCCACCACACAAGACGATGCGAGCGAAGACCCGACGACcacgtcgtccaccaccaaccgcACGGTGGCCGAGAGCGACGGTGGCGTGGAGTCGAACCTGCTCGAGATGATGAGCCTGAGCCTGCACGAGCTCCAGCAGCTGTCGGCGCTCAACGACGAAGGTCCGCGGGCCCCCGTCAACAGCTGCGAGAGTCTGGCGTCTGACAACCCCGTCGGATCGAACGAGGACGCCCCCTCGCGGCGATCCAGCCTCGGTTCTTACGACAGGGCCGGGGAGCGGCCGAAGCCAGCGCTGGTCAGAG CTGACCGCACCGTCAACGAGACGATGTCGGGAGAGGCCAAGGCTCGACGCTCGTCGTACGGCGCCTCGGCGGCCTCGCTAGTCTGCTTGGCCGTGCTGATGGTCGTCTTCCTGGCGGCCATCGCATACGGGGTCTTCCTCTTCCGCCTGGGACACATCCCGGCACCGGAGAAGAAGGCGGGCGCACACCGGTCGGCCAACGACACCGGCGCTGGCCGTGGTTGA